In Microvenator marinus, one genomic interval encodes:
- the queD gene encoding 6-carboxytetrahydropterin synthase QueD produces the protein MEIFKEFTFEAAHRLPNLPPDHKCSRLHGHSFRCRIYVEGPLDPVFGWVSDFGDIKAVFKPTWERLDHHYLNEIPGLENPTSEVLARWIWQELKAELPQLSRVEVFETCTTGAIYRGD, from the coding sequence ATGGAAATCTTTAAAGAATTCACTTTCGAAGCTGCGCATCGGCTCCCAAACCTTCCTCCTGACCACAAATGCTCGCGGCTTCATGGACACTCGTTTCGGTGCCGTATTTACGTGGAAGGACCGTTGGATCCTGTCTTTGGCTGGGTCAGCGATTTTGGCGATATCAAGGCGGTCTTCAAGCCCACATGGGAGCGGCTTGACCATCATTATTTGAATGAGATTCCAGGCTTGGAAAACCCGACGAGTGAGGTGCTTGCGAGGTGGATCTGGCAGGAACTCAAGGCTGAGTTGCCACAGCTCTCACGCGTTGAAGTCTTCGAGACGTGTACCACAGGCGCGATCTACCGCGGCGACTGA
- the mtnA gene encoding S-methyl-5-thioribose-1-phosphate isomerase, with amino-acid sequence MSEFPNVFDSNVRPLIWVGELDGHLSLLEQKELPQAERWLKLESAAAVADAIREMSVRGAPAIGIAAAYGVALGFREDPTLLNEAAKVEALFELLAKTRPTAVNLFWALDRMRTTLGTVEGQPHQDVVARLLAEAHAINDEDRANNQEMGRQGAALLKDGVRILTHCNTGGLATGGYGTALGIIRAAKAVGKLQHVWVDETRPYLQGARLTAWECIQDEIPATLITDNMAGFYMQQGLVDCVIVGTDRVAANGDVANKIGTYSLAVLCKYHKIPFFVAAPLSTIDLNTQDGAGIPIEERSSKEVTEIQGKTIAPEGMKAAHPAFDVTPAELVTAIITEVGVASAPYSETLPSLFGR; translated from the coding sequence ATGAGTGAATTCCCGAACGTGTTTGATTCCAACGTGCGCCCCTTGATCTGGGTAGGTGAGCTAGACGGCCACCTTTCTCTGCTTGAGCAGAAGGAGCTGCCGCAAGCCGAGCGTTGGCTCAAGCTTGAGTCCGCGGCCGCGGTGGCTGATGCCATTCGTGAGATGTCAGTGCGCGGCGCGCCTGCGATTGGAATCGCCGCGGCCTATGGCGTTGCACTCGGGTTTAGAGAGGACCCTACCTTGCTCAATGAGGCGGCAAAGGTTGAGGCGCTTTTTGAGCTGCTCGCCAAGACACGGCCCACGGCGGTCAACCTCTTTTGGGCACTCGACCGGATGCGGACGACGCTCGGCACCGTCGAGGGGCAGCCCCACCAAGACGTGGTCGCAAGACTTCTAGCCGAAGCCCACGCCATCAACGATGAGGACCGTGCCAACAACCAAGAGATGGGGCGCCAGGGCGCCGCGCTGCTCAAGGACGGAGTTCGGATCCTCACGCATTGCAACACAGGCGGTTTGGCCACCGGTGGATATGGAACGGCGCTTGGCATTATACGTGCCGCAAAGGCTGTCGGGAAGTTGCAGCATGTCTGGGTGGATGAGACTCGGCCCTACCTGCAAGGCGCAAGACTTACCGCCTGGGAGTGCATCCAAGACGAGATTCCGGCCACCCTGATCACGGACAATATGGCGGGGTTCTACATGCAACAAGGCCTTGTTGATTGTGTGATTGTGGGTACTGATCGAGTCGCCGCCAATGGAGATGTGGCCAACAAGATTGGAACGTACTCTCTGGCTGTACTTTGCAAGTATCACAAGATCCCGTTCTTTGTGGCAGCGCCGCTTTCAACGATCGACCTGAACACACAGGACGGCGCGGGCATCCCGATTGAAGAGCGTTCCTCTAAAGAGGTCACTGAGATTCAGGGCAAAACTATTGCCCCTGAGGGAATGAAGGCAGCACATCCTGCGTTCGACGTCACGCCGGCCGAGCTCGTGACTGCCATCATCACCGAGGTTGGCGTCGCTAGCGCCCCATATTCCGAAACTCTACCATCGCTCTTTGGCCGATAA
- the gatB gene encoding Asp-tRNA(Asn)/Glu-tRNA(Gln) amidotransferase subunit GatB, with protein MSIYDTWELVVGCEVHCQLATHSKIFSAAPTTFGAAPNSHVNEVDLGLPGVLPVLNKHAVELAVKAALALNCTLNMRSVFARKNYFYPDLPKGYQISQHDLPICEHGHLEVDVEDRAVRVGITRIHMEEDAGKSSHMSGAPFSLVDLNRAGVPLIEIVSEPDLRHPDEVIAYLKELRSIVMYLGVCDGNMQEGSFRCDANVSVRRRGETELGTRCELKNLNSFKFIKDAINYEMRRQIELIESGQKVVQQTRLYNPDKGVTFPMRDKEEAHDYRYFPEPDLPPLVLEQAWVSRLKEELVELPAAKRQRYQEELGLSGQDAAVLAADKPVADYFEAACVAPKWAKTTANWVIHEILREASADTIGDFALTPAHLAELVELIETKVISGKIAKDVLGYVLESGDMPAKIVETRGLKQVTDTGAIAAIVDQILADNPDKVEEFRAGKEALKGWFVGQVMKASKGKANPQAVNELLDQKLS; from the coding sequence ATGAGTATTTACGACACATGGGAGCTCGTGGTGGGCTGCGAAGTTCATTGCCAACTCGCCACCCATTCGAAGATTTTTAGCGCCGCTCCCACCACCTTTGGCGCGGCCCCCAATTCGCACGTCAACGAGGTAGACCTTGGACTTCCGGGCGTTTTGCCTGTGCTGAACAAACACGCGGTTGAGTTGGCGGTAAAGGCCGCGCTTGCGCTCAATTGCACTTTGAATATGCGCAGCGTTTTTGCACGGAAGAACTACTTCTACCCGGACCTTCCGAAGGGCTATCAGATCTCTCAGCACGACCTGCCGATTTGCGAGCACGGGCATCTCGAGGTTGACGTTGAGGACCGAGCGGTGCGCGTAGGAATCACACGCATACATATGGAAGAAGATGCAGGGAAGTCCTCGCATATGTCGGGCGCTCCGTTCAGCCTTGTAGACCTGAATCGTGCCGGCGTGCCGCTGATCGAAATCGTGAGTGAGCCCGATTTGCGGCATCCTGACGAGGTCATCGCGTACTTGAAGGAGCTCCGAAGCATTGTGATGTACCTTGGGGTTTGCGACGGAAATATGCAGGAAGGGTCGTTTCGATGTGATGCAAATGTATCCGTGAGACGACGCGGTGAGACCGAGCTTGGTACACGGTGTGAGCTCAAGAATTTGAACTCGTTTAAGTTCATCAAGGATGCCATCAACTACGAGATGCGGCGCCAGATTGAGCTCATCGAATCAGGCCAAAAGGTGGTTCAGCAGACCCGGCTCTACAACCCTGACAAGGGCGTCACGTTCCCGATGCGTGATAAAGAAGAGGCCCACGACTACCGCTATTTTCCAGAGCCGGATCTTCCGCCTTTGGTCCTCGAACAAGCCTGGGTCTCGCGCTTGAAAGAAGAACTTGTGGAGCTGCCCGCGGCGAAGCGCCAGCGCTACCAGGAAGAGCTTGGCCTGAGCGGACAGGACGCAGCTGTATTGGCAGCCGATAAGCCTGTAGCGGACTATTTTGAAGCGGCCTGCGTGGCTCCGAAATGGGCAAAGACCACCGCCAACTGGGTTATCCACGAGATCTTGCGCGAAGCATCCGCCGATACGATCGGTGATTTTGCCCTGACGCCGGCCCACCTCGCCGAGTTGGTCGAGCTTATTGAGACGAAGGTCATCTCTGGAAAGATCGCCAAAGATGTTCTGGGATATGTGCTCGAAAGTGGTGACATGCCGGCCAAGATTGTGGAAACACGTGGGCTAAAACAAGTGACCGATACCGGCGCGATCGCCGCCATCGTGGACCAAATCCTCGCCGACAATCCAGACAAAGTCGAAGAGTTTCGGGCTGGAAAAGAAGCGCTCAAGGGATGGTTTGTGGGCCAGGTCATGAAGGCATCGAAAGGCAAGGCAAACCCACAGGCCGTCAATGAACTCCTCGACCAAAAACTCTCTTAG
- the gatA gene encoding Asp-tRNA(Asn)/Glu-tRNA(Gln) amidotransferase subunit GatA, giving the protein MSQETHTIRQLLDAYKAGTKSADIAAQYLDAIKEDTHGAFISVVDSDELLAQARGIDEARARGEDTGVLGGVPIAIKDNICVKGGPVSAGSKILDQADGRFISPYDATVVTKLKAAGALILGKTNLDEFAMGSSNENSAFGAVKNPADPERVPGGSSGGSAAAVAANLCVAALGSDTGGSIRQPAAFTGTVGLKPTYGRVSRFGLIAFASSLDQIGPMTRTVEDAALMLNVLAGPCPHDMTSMDVPSEDWTQSLGRGVEGLKIGVPKEYFGPGVEGLSPEVRASVQETLQRLESQGAQIQEVSLPHTKYAVATYYLLATAEASSNLARFDGVRYGHRAEARELQELYTKSRSEGFGPEVKRRIMLGTYVLSAGFYDAYYKKAQSVRTLITRDFENAFKAVDVILGPTTPNVAFRLGEKTNDPLQMYLEDIFTISCNLAGLPGISVPGPTSGLPIGIQILAPHFREDLVFQAASVIESGGRS; this is encoded by the coding sequence ATGAGTCAAGAGACACACACGATTCGACAACTTTTGGATGCCTACAAAGCGGGCACCAAATCTGCCGATATTGCCGCGCAGTATCTGGACGCAATTAAGGAGGACACGCACGGTGCCTTCATCAGCGTCGTGGACTCGGACGAGTTGCTCGCGCAGGCGAGAGGCATCGATGAGGCGCGAGCGCGCGGTGAGGACACAGGCGTACTCGGTGGCGTGCCAATCGCGATCAAGGACAATATCTGCGTCAAGGGCGGCCCCGTAAGCGCCGGCTCGAAGATTTTGGACCAGGCCGACGGGCGCTTCATCAGTCCGTACGATGCGACTGTGGTCACCAAACTCAAGGCCGCCGGAGCCTTGATCTTAGGAAAGACCAACCTCGACGAGTTCGCGATGGGTTCTTCGAATGAGAACTCCGCGTTTGGTGCCGTAAAAAACCCGGCTGATCCGGAACGTGTGCCTGGCGGGTCGTCGGGTGGCTCGGCGGCCGCTGTGGCGGCGAACCTGTGTGTGGCGGCATTAGGCTCCGATACAGGTGGCTCGATACGTCAACCGGCTGCTTTTACCGGTACCGTGGGGCTCAAACCAACCTATGGGCGTGTGAGCAGATTTGGCCTCATCGCGTTTGCCTCATCACTCGACCAAATCGGCCCGATGACTCGCACCGTGGAGGACGCCGCCCTCATGCTCAATGTGCTCGCCGGCCCCTGCCCTCACGACATGACTTCAATGGACGTACCTTCCGAAGATTGGACCCAGAGTCTTGGTCGAGGCGTCGAAGGGCTCAAGATTGGCGTTCCCAAAGAGTACTTCGGACCGGGAGTAGAGGGGCTGAGCCCCGAAGTGCGGGCGAGTGTGCAGGAGACTTTGCAACGACTTGAGTCACAAGGGGCTCAGATTCAAGAGGTCTCACTTCCGCATACCAAGTACGCGGTGGCCACCTACTATCTCCTGGCCACAGCTGAAGCGTCCAGCAACCTCGCCCGATTTGATGGAGTGCGCTACGGCCACCGCGCCGAGGCTCGAGAGCTCCAAGAACTCTACACGAAGTCTCGAAGCGAGGGGTTTGGTCCAGAGGTCAAACGCCGAATCATGCTCGGCACCTACGTGCTCTCTGCAGGCTTCTACGATGCGTACTACAAGAAAGCTCAATCGGTTCGCACCTTGATCACGCGGGACTTTGAGAATGCCTTCAAGGCTGTAGACGTGATTTTGGGCCCAACAACGCCCAACGTAGCGTTTCGACTCGGTGAGAAGACCAACGACCCCTTGCAGATGTACCTTGAGGATATCTTCACGATCTCCTGTAATCTCGCGGGCCTTCCAGGAATTAGTGTCCCTGGACCGACGTCGGGTCTTCCGATCGGAATCCAGATTTTGGCTCCACATTTCCGAGAGGATTTGGTCTTTCAGGCCGCGTCGGTCATCGAAAGTGGAGGTCGCTCATGA
- the gatC gene encoding Asp-tRNA(Asn)/Glu-tRNA(Gln) amidotransferase subunit GatC has protein sequence MITNEEVLKIAQLAHLSFEADELEGLRNDLNSILEYVEALNEVDTEGVEATSHPVSTTMRLREDVAESRLTSNEVLSNAPAKAEGQFQVPKVVAS, from the coding sequence TTGATTACCAATGAAGAAGTTCTAAAGATTGCCCAACTCGCTCATCTGAGCTTTGAAGCCGATGAGCTAGAAGGCTTGCGAAACGACCTCAATTCGATTCTCGAATACGTGGAGGCCCTCAATGAAGTGGACACAGAGGGCGTTGAAGCGACTTCACATCCCGTCTCGACCACGATGCGTCTGAGAGAGGATGTGGCCGAGTCTCGGCTAACCAGCAACGAGGTCTTGAGCAACGCTCCAGCGAAGGCCGAAGGTCAGTTTCAGGTGCCAAAGGTGGTGGCATCATGA
- a CDS encoding SulP family inorganic anion transporter, giving the protein MNSLAKKYLPFMEWLVNYDRRNLRGDVTAGLTTAVMLIPQGMAYAMLAGLPPIHGLYASIVPIAIYALLGTSRQLAVGPVAMVSLLVATGVGAIAGSGTELFIAYSILLALMVGVMQLVMGIARLGFLVNFLSHPVISGFTSAAAIIIGLSQLKHLLGVKLASGKVHVVLGDALTRLSEIQPITLGIGALTIAVLMFFKKVKPAFPSALAVVLLGTLAVFFGGLNQMGVAIVGDVPAGFPAPGLPVLDFDAMKALFPIALTISLVGFMESISVAKSFANRNKYEIDANQELIGLGAANIGGAFFQAYPVTGGFSRTAVNASAGAKTGLAALITAGVVALALMFLTPLFYYLPKAVLAGIIMVAVFGLVDVKEVKHLWAVKRSDLALLTITFFATLSLGIEEGILVGVGASLLWFVVKTTRPHFAVLGQIPGTQAYRNVNNHSEAEPVPNVLMVRMDAQFYFGNVSFLKEKLAELERDVPGGLKAVIIDASSMNQLDSSAVHALSELLVAYRDRGVKLMIANAKRPVVDVMERAHLLDALGETGLFLTVHEAAEHARSLPDPSAEDRAQVLEVNKSSKKNAANSLRLASPDLR; this is encoded by the coding sequence ATGAATTCACTCGCAAAAAAATACCTGCCGTTCATGGAATGGTTGGTGAACTACGATCGCAGGAACCTTCGTGGGGACGTGACTGCAGGTCTAACAACAGCCGTCATGCTCATCCCACAAGGTATGGCTTACGCCATGTTGGCTGGCCTTCCACCTATCCACGGCCTCTACGCTTCCATCGTTCCCATCGCAATTTACGCACTGCTTGGGACTTCGCGGCAGCTGGCGGTCGGGCCCGTAGCTATGGTGTCCCTCCTCGTTGCGACGGGTGTGGGAGCCATCGCTGGCTCGGGCACCGAACTCTTCATCGCGTACTCGATTTTGCTCGCGCTCATGGTCGGCGTGATGCAGTTGGTGATGGGCATTGCGAGATTAGGCTTTCTTGTCAACTTCCTCTCTCACCCGGTGATCAGTGGTTTTACCTCGGCCGCCGCTATCATCATTGGATTGTCCCAACTCAAGCACTTGCTTGGGGTGAAGCTCGCAAGCGGCAAAGTCCACGTGGTCCTTGGTGACGCCTTGACAAGGCTCAGCGAAATCCAGCCGATTACGCTGGGGATTGGCGCGCTTACCATCGCGGTTTTGATGTTCTTTAAGAAGGTAAAGCCCGCGTTCCCAAGTGCGCTGGCCGTGGTGCTGCTCGGCACGCTGGCCGTGTTTTTCGGAGGTCTCAACCAGATGGGCGTGGCCATCGTGGGTGATGTGCCTGCTGGTTTCCCCGCACCAGGCCTTCCCGTGCTCGACTTCGATGCGATGAAAGCTCTCTTTCCTATCGCCCTCACCATCTCACTCGTCGGCTTCATGGAGTCGATTTCGGTGGCTAAGTCCTTCGCCAACCGAAACAAGTACGAAATCGACGCAAACCAGGAGTTGATCGGGCTCGGCGCCGCAAACATCGGTGGTGCGTTCTTCCAGGCGTACCCTGTGACCGGTGGTTTCTCCCGAACCGCTGTCAATGCCTCCGCAGGCGCCAAGACCGGCCTTGCCGCGCTCATCACCGCCGGCGTTGTTGCGCTCGCCCTGATGTTTCTCACGCCTCTCTTCTACTACCTTCCAAAAGCCGTGTTGGCAGGTATCATCATGGTCGCGGTGTTTGGCCTCGTGGACGTCAAAGAAGTCAAACACCTCTGGGCCGTCAAACGAAGTGACCTCGCGCTCCTTACCATCACCTTCTTCGCCACACTATCACTAGGGATCGAAGAAGGTATCCTGGTTGGAGTTGGGGCCTCATTGCTCTGGTTCGTGGTCAAGACAACTCGTCCACACTTTGCGGTCTTGGGTCAGATTCCTGGCACGCAGGCCTACAGGAACGTTAACAATCACTCCGAGGCTGAACCGGTTCCAAACGTGCTCATGGTGCGGATGGACGCTCAGTTTTACTTCGGAAATGTGAGCTTCCTAAAAGAAAAGCTGGCCGAGCTCGAACGCGATGTTCCGGGCGGTCTGAAAGCCGTGATCATTGACGCGAGCTCAATGAATCAACTCGACAGCTCCGCGGTCCACGCACTATCCGAGCTCCTCGTCGCGTACAGAGATCGGGGCGTGAAGCTTATGATCGCCAACGCGAAACGCCCTGTCGTCGATGTGATGGAGCGCGCTCATTTGCTCGATGCGCTCGGCGAAACCGGACTCTTCCTGACGGTTCACGAAGCCGCAGAACACGCGCGCAGCTTGCCGGATCCCTCCGCCGAAGATCGAGCTCAGGTTCTAGAGGTCAACAAGTCTTCCAAAAAGAACGCCGCAAATTCATTGCGATTGGCGAGTCCTGATTTGCGATAG
- a CDS encoding helix-turn-helix transcriptional regulator, with protein MTDEPKALKRRVIYEHPSNDGLLVLGLPAAVLGLVAVLVGIDLITEFDHVSGLHFAVELTLIVLATSVGGWLWFLLVKRIKSMRQAYQDAIEESGKWEERANTWRKENEELLSGLSDAIDLQLKAWDLTPAETDVGLLLLKGLSLKEIAQIRDVSERTVRDQAGAIYRKSGLANRNEFAAFFLEDLLTSRT; from the coding sequence ATGACGGATGAACCTAAAGCGTTGAAACGAAGGGTGATTTACGAACACCCGTCAAATGACGGACTCCTAGTTTTGGGGCTGCCGGCTGCGGTTTTAGGGCTCGTAGCAGTCCTTGTCGGTATTGATCTCATCACTGAGTTCGATCACGTTTCTGGCCTACATTTTGCGGTTGAACTTACACTCATCGTTCTAGCAACTAGCGTAGGGGGCTGGCTTTGGTTTCTGCTCGTCAAAAGGATCAAATCCATGCGTCAGGCATACCAAGATGCGATCGAAGAAAGTGGAAAGTGGGAGGAGCGGGCCAATACTTGGAGAAAGGAAAACGAGGAACTACTCTCGGGGCTTTCGGACGCGATAGATTTGCAGCTCAAGGCTTGGGATTTGACGCCGGCCGAGACCGACGTGGGACTACTTCTACTGAAAGGCTTGAGCCTCAAAGAGATCGCCCAGATTCGAGACGTCAGCGAACGAACCGTTCGCGACCAAGCTGGCGCCATCTATCGCAAATCAGGACTCGCCAATCGCAATGAATTTGCGGCGTTCTTTTTGGAAGACTTGTTGACCTCTAGAACCTGA
- a CDS encoding DUF2231 domain-containing protein, whose product MPLHPAIVHIPVALALLLPLLIPIAGFLWWREKKSRAPLWLVAILAGIMGVSTFAAMQTGEEDEEIVEEVVNHDALEAHEHAAERFAWVAGGIAVISVGTLLAASTGAAIPLIAILWVASVAGAYQAYVTGHAGGELVYVHNAASAHTPSR is encoded by the coding sequence ATGCCATTGCATCCAGCTATCGTCCACATTCCTGTCGCCCTCGCTCTACTTCTTCCGCTCTTGATTCCGATTGCGGGTTTTCTATGGTGGCGCGAGAAGAAGTCCCGCGCCCCGCTTTGGTTGGTGGCAATTCTCGCGGGAATCATGGGGGTTTCGACTTTTGCCGCCATGCAAACCGGCGAGGAGGACGAAGAGATCGTGGAGGAAGTCGTGAACCACGACGCCCTTGAGGCCCACGAGCATGCCGCTGAGAGATTTGCGTGGGTCGCCGGGGGTATCGCCGTCATCAGCGTGGGAACCTTGCTCGCTGCGAGCACAGGCGCCGCGATTCCCCTCATAGCGATTCTGTGGGTAGCGAGCGTTGCGGGCGCGTATCAGGCCTATGTGACGGGCCACGCAGGAGGGGAATTAGTCTACGTTCACAACGCTGCCTCAGCTCATACTCCGAGTCGGTAG
- a CDS encoding alpha/beta fold hydrolase codes for MKNVLFLSALLGLSVACASTPEPTETAPIEQQTSAEKPESTTPAKGLDARLSTYEYPYAVKWFKAEHEGQELEIAYMDESPQTTPKGVVLLLHGKNFSGAYWEKTMAHLLDEGWRVIAPDQVGFGKSTKPTTITYSFELMASITKSLLDELGVKSTSVMGHSMGGMLATRFALSYPETTQKLIMVNPIGLEDWHQRGVPMIPLEDWETNEAKRSPESIKTYMSNAYFDGSWKPEYDSLLDIQAGWATGPDRELMGKIGALTSVMVFTQPVVHDFPKVESPTLLIIGQRDKTAIGKALAPPEVAEKLGNYPELGRAAAAAIPKSKLVEIEGVGHVPQLEAWDVYIGAVDEFLLAN; via the coding sequence ATGAAGAACGTACTATTTCTGAGCGCCCTTCTCGGGCTTAGTGTTGCCTGCGCAAGCACTCCGGAGCCAACCGAAACCGCACCGATTGAGCAGCAAACTTCGGCGGAAAAGCCTGAGAGCACAACGCCTGCCAAGGGCCTCGACGCGCGCCTGAGCACTTATGAATACCCTTATGCCGTCAAGTGGTTTAAGGCCGAACACGAAGGCCAGGAACTCGAAATCGCGTATATGGACGAGTCGCCTCAGACCACCCCGAAAGGCGTAGTTCTCCTGCTCCACGGCAAGAACTTTTCAGGGGCGTACTGGGAAAAAACGATGGCTCATCTGCTCGATGAGGGCTGGCGAGTCATTGCGCCAGACCAGGTTGGGTTCGGAAAGTCGACCAAGCCAACAACCATCACGTATTCCTTCGAGCTGATGGCGAGCATCACGAAGTCTTTGCTCGATGAACTCGGTGTTAAATCAACGAGCGTCATGGGCCATTCGATGGGTGGTATGCTGGCCACTCGTTTTGCACTCAGCTATCCGGAAACAACGCAGAAGCTCATCATGGTCAATCCGATTGGACTTGAAGATTGGCATCAAAGAGGTGTTCCGATGATTCCGCTTGAGGACTGGGAGACCAACGAGGCCAAGAGGTCGCCTGAATCTATCAAAACCTATATGTCGAATGCGTATTTCGACGGGAGTTGGAAGCCCGAATACGACTCACTTCTGGACATTCAGGCGGGCTGGGCTACGGGCCCCGACCGAGAACTTATGGGCAAGATCGGCGCATTGACGTCCGTGATGGTCTTCACTCAACCTGTGGTGCATGACTTTCCGAAGGTCGAGTCGCCCACGCTTTTGATCATCGGGCAACGCGACAAGACCGCAATTGGCAAGGCTCTAGCTCCGCCCGAAGTTGCGGAGAAACTCGGGAACTACCCCGAACTGGGCCGTGCCGCAGCGGCCGCCATTCCCAAGTCTAAGCTGGTCGAGATTGAGGGTGTTGGTCACGTTCCGCAGCTCGAAGCCTGGGATGTCTACATCGGGGCCGTCGACGAATTCTTGCTGGCTAACTAA
- a CDS encoding DUF3293 domain-containing protein, translating into MESWAIVTACNPYSEPLSDAENAQRMKHLDESLRREFPDESIFQALGLASDGSWEEVSFLVLGISEERAKMLGKEFEQNAVVYGESDAIARLIWCF; encoded by the coding sequence GTGGAATCTTGGGCAATCGTCACGGCGTGCAATCCCTATTCTGAACCTCTTTCAGATGCGGAAAATGCGCAACGAATGAAACACCTCGACGAGTCACTTCGCAGGGAGTTTCCCGATGAAAGTATTTTTCAGGCGCTGGGATTAGCCTCTGATGGGTCTTGGGAAGAGGTCAGTTTCCTGGTCCTTGGTATCAGCGAGGAACGCGCAAAAATGCTCGGGAAGGAATTTGAGCAGAATGCCGTTGTTTATGGCGAGTCGGATGCCATTGCGCGTCTGATCTGGTGTTTTTGA
- a CDS encoding glucose 1-dehydrogenase produces the protein MNDFNGKVAFITGGSKGIGAATARRFAKFGARIAIVDVDQEAGSAVAKEIVGNGGEAYFFKADVSNETELKAAVDGCVERFGRLDFAFNNAGWEGAMGALHLTETQDVDKLFSINIRGVYLGMKFQVEQMLKQGGGVIVNNSSIAGLKGLPGSSIYVASKHAVIGLTKSAALDYATSKIRVNAVCPGVVDTEMVRRAAHNDPATLEAFAQMNPIKRMGTPDEIATVVTWLCSDEASFITGATIEADGGIMAG, from the coding sequence ATGAATGATTTTAACGGAAAGGTAGCCTTCATTACGGGCGGCTCGAAAGGCATCGGCGCGGCCACCGCTCGCCGTTTTGCCAAGTTTGGCGCGCGTATCGCGATTGTTGACGTAGACCAAGAGGCTGGAAGCGCTGTAGCCAAAGAGATCGTCGGGAACGGCGGTGAGGCATACTTCTTCAAGGCCGATGTAAGCAACGAGACGGAGCTGAAGGCAGCCGTAGACGGCTGTGTGGAGCGTTTTGGCCGCCTCGATTTCGCGTTCAATAACGCAGGCTGGGAAGGCGCGATGGGCGCACTGCATCTGACGGAGACCCAAGACGTAGACAAGCTCTTCTCGATCAATATTCGAGGCGTCTACCTGGGAATGAAATTCCAAGTGGAGCAAATGCTCAAACAGGGTGGTGGTGTGATCGTCAACAACAGCTCCATCGCCGGCCTAAAGGGCCTTCCAGGCTCGTCGATCTACGTAGCGTCAAAACACGCTGTGATTGGATTGACCAAGTCTGCTGCACTCGACTACGCAACAAGCAAGATACGAGTGAATGCGGTTTGCCCTGGCGTGGTGGATACGGAAATGGTGCGTCGTGCGGCCCACAACGACCCGGCAACTCTGGAGGCGTTTGCTCAAATGAACCCCATCAAACGCATGGGCACTCCTGACGAAATCGCGACCGTGGTGACCTGGCTATGTTCGGACGAGGCGAGCTTTATAACGGGCGCGACAATCGAGGCAGACGGTGGCATCATGGCGGGGTAA